A genome region from Hevea brasiliensis isolate MT/VB/25A 57/8 chromosome 7, ASM3005281v1, whole genome shotgun sequence includes the following:
- the LOC110661521 gene encoding cysteine-rich repeat secretory protein 38, protein MSLSKFISSFNLLLSFALLILQAYTVFGHGPLFHFCSSSENFTSNGPYENNLNKLAGDLYIQTPQSGFGFGSSGQNPDQSYGLALCRGDVSSSDCKTCVAEASGEIRKRCPYNKAAIIWYDYCLFKYSDKKFFGQIDNRNKFYMWNVRVVSDPDSFNQKTKELLTQLAKEAYATPKLYVSGDSKLGESDKLYGLVQCTRDLSNADCQKCLNGIIGELPSCCDGKEGGRVVSGSCNFRYEIYPFVNA, encoded by the coding sequence ATGTCTCTCTCAAAATTCATCTCCTCTTTCAATCTACTACTCTCCTTTGCTCTGCTTATTCTCCAAGCTTATACTGTTTTTGGACATGGTCCTCTCTTCCATTTTTGTTCTAGCTCTGAAAACTTCACTTCCAATGGCCCTTACGAGAACAACCTCAACAAGCTTGCTGGTGATCTATACATCCAAACCCCACAATcaggttttggttttggttcgTCAGGCCAGAACCCAGACCAATCTTATGGCCTTGCTTTGTGCAGAGGAGACGTCTCAAGCTCAGACTGCAAGACCTGTGTAGCAGAGGCAAGTGGTGAGATCCGCAAGCGTTGTCCATATAACAAAGCAGCAATCATTTGGTATGATTATTGTCTTTTTAAGTATTCTGATAAGAAATTCTTTGGCCAAATTGACAATAGAAACAAGTTCTATATGTGGAACGTTAGAGTTGTAAGTGATCCAGATTCATTCAACCAGAAGACTAAGGAGCTGCTGACCCAATTGGCCAAGGAAGCCTATGCAACCccaaaattgtatgtttcaggaGATTCAAAGCTTGGAGAATCTGACAAGCTTTATGGGTTGGTTCAGTGCACTAGAGATCTTTCTAATGCTGATTGCCAGAAGTGTCTGAATGGTATAATAGGTGAACTTCCAAGCTGCTGTGATGGAAAAGAAGGTGGAAGGGTTGTTAGTGGGAGTTGCAATTTTAGATATGAGATTTACCCATTTGTCAATGCCTAG